From Natronogracilivirga saccharolytica:
CTCGAAATGAGTGATTTCAGAATCCAGATCGTACGTGGCCTTGTCAGACCAGATGCGCTCACGGTCGGACTCGATTTCAATATTGCCGAAAGCGCGGAGCTCATCGAGATCCAGATACTGCATGGCACTGTCACAGACTATGGTGAAGTCGTCGGTTTGGAGCTTAACATTTCCCGTGAGTTTTCTGATCCTGCCATCTTCTGTGGTAACTCCTTCCAGCTGGTCTGATTGCAGAATACGGACCCGGTTCTGGGCTTCTGCCGTTTCGGCATGCGGGCCGGGCAGCAAAGCGATCATCACCGCCAGCAGCAGTGCCGGTATGAGGCCGGAAATTCGATGTGCGGAAAATGTATTCATGAATAATTGCAGAAATTCAGTGTTAAGTAATGGCCATCATTCTCAGTCAGTTTCATAGGCAGATTCGGAATCGGAATCGGCATCAGAGTCAGAGGCAGAGGCAGGGCTGGATTCCAGTTCAAATTCACCGGTGACTTCTGAAAGCCGGTAATCCTGCAGGTCATCGGTGCCGTCCAGTCCGTATCCGGTTATGCTGTCTGACCGGGTCACAATGATTACAAAATCGGGACTGTGGATCGTCTGATCGCGCTGAGACCATTCCAGGTAATCGGTGAAAAGCCGCCTCCCTTCGTCAGTTTCAACAACAACATCATCTTTGAAATGAAATTCGGATTTTCTTCCGAGATATCGTGCCGATTTGCTGACAACGGTAGTTTTCACGCCCCCAAGTGTATCCAGGACGGTTACGTGGACAGAATCCTGCAGTTCGGTCTCGGTTTCGCCGTCACGTGTGAATGTAAGCGCATAGGGGGAGTGTACCGATACTATCCGGTGTCCGTCTTCAATCAGATCCATGTTGATCGTACGTGATTCGGTAACAGACAACAGCGAGTCTGAGATGGCATCTTCCATCCGTTCACGGTCATAATCGGAAAGATCGGTACACCCGGCCGCCCATCCTGCCAGCACGGAAATAAGCAGAACCGGCACAATATGTCTGTAATTGGTAGTCACGCTGCGGGATTTAACACAAAAGTGGAGTGAACATTTACTACCATAACGGGTCAGATGGTACCAAATATTCTGTCACCGGCATCCCCGAGTCCCGGAACGATAAATGCATCATCATTCAGCCGCTCATCAATGGCGGCCGTAATTATGGAAATATCGGGATGCTCATCCTGAACCCGCTTTATTCCTTCCGGGGCAGAGATGAGGCACATGAAGCGGATATTTTTGGCTCCCTTGCGCTTGAGAAAGGTGATGGAATCGGTTGCACTGCCTCCGGTTGCGAGCATCGGATCAACCAGCAGCACCTGGGCCTGTTTGATATTTTCA
This genomic window contains:
- the lptC gene encoding LPS export ABC transporter periplasmic protein LptC, with translation MTTNYRHIVPVLLISVLAGWAAGCTDLSDYDRERMEDAISDSLLSVTESRTINMDLIEDGHRIVSVHSPYALTFTRDGETETELQDSVHVTVLDTLGGVKTTVVSKSARYLGRKSEFHFKDDVVVETDEGRRLFTDYLEWSQRDQTIHSPDFVIIVTRSDSITGYGLDGTDDLQDYRLSEVTGEFELESSPASASDSDADSDSESAYETD